From Symphalangus syndactylus isolate Jambi chromosome X, NHGRI_mSymSyn1-v2.1_pri, whole genome shotgun sequence, the proteins below share one genomic window:
- the LOC129475719 gene encoding melanoma-associated antigen 3-like, which translates to MPLEQRSQHCSPEAGLEARGEALGLVGAQPPATEEQEAASSSSTLVEVTLGEVPAAESPDPPQSPQGASSLPTTINYTLGSQSDEDSSNQEEEGLSTFPDLESGFQAALRRKVAELVHFLLLKYRAREPVTKAEMLGSVVGNWQRFFPVIFSKASEYLQLVFGIELMEVDPIGHLYMLVTCLGLSYDGLLGDNQIMPKTGLLIIILAIIAKEGDCAPEEKIWEELNVMEVFDEREDSVFADSRKLLTQDLVQENYLEYRQVPGSDPACYEFLWGPRALVETSYVKVLHHMLKISGGPHISYPPLHEWALREGEE; encoded by the coding sequence ATGCCTCTTGAGCAGAGGAGTCAGCACTGCAGTCCTGAAGCAGGCCTTGAGGCCCGAGGAGAGGCCCTGGGCCTGGTGGGTGCACAGCCTCCTGCTACTGAGGAGCAAGAggctgcctcctcctcttctaCTCTAGTTGAAGTCACCCTGGGGGAGGTGCCTGCTGCCGAGTCACCAGATCCTCCCCAGAGTCCTCAGGGAGCCTCCAGCCTCCCCACTACCATCAACTACACTCTCGGGAGCCAATCCGATGAGGACTCCAGCAACCAAGAAGAGGAGGGGCTGAGCACCTTCCCCGACCTGGAGTCTGGCTTCCAAGCAGCACTCCGTAGGAAGGTGGCTGAGTTGGTTCATTTTCTGCTCCTCAAGTATCGAGCCAGGGAGCCGGTCACAAAGGCAGAAATGCTGGGGAGTGTCGTCGGAAATTGGCAGCGCTTCTTTCCTGTGATCTTCAGCAAAGCCTCCGAGTACTTGCAGCTGGTCTTTGGCATTGAGCTGATGGAAGTGGACCCCATCGGCCACTTGTACATGCTtgtcacctgcctgggcctctcctATGATGGCCTGCTGGGTGACAATCAGATCATGCCCAAGACAGGCCTCCTGATAATCATCCTGGCCATAATTGCAAAAGAGGGCGACTGTGCCCCTGAGGAGAAAATCTGGGAGGAGCTGAATGTGATGGAGGTGTTTGACGAGAGGGAGGACAGTGTCTTTGCGGATTCCAGGAAGCTGCTCACCCAAGATTTGGTGCAGGAAAACTACCTGGAGTACCGGCAGGTGCCCGGCAGTGATCCTGCATGCTACGAGTTCCTGTGGGGTCCAAGGGCCCTCGTTGAAACCAGCTATGTGAAAGTCCTGCACCATATGCTAAAGATCAGTGGAGGACCTCACATTTCCTACCCACCCCTGCATGAATGGGCTTTGAGAGAGGGGGAAGAGTGA
- the LOC129476270 gene encoding chondrosarcoma-associated gene 2/3 protein isoform X1, with product MWMGLIQLVEGVKRKDQGFLEKEFYHKTNIKMRCEFLACWPAFTVLEEAWRDQVDWSRLLRDVGLVKMSGKPRASSPLFNNHPPTPKRQEHGKHPLNPGPEALSKFPRQPGREKGPVKEVPGTKGSP from the exons ATGTGGATGGGTCTCATCCAATTAGTTGAAGGTGTTAAGAGAAAAGACCAAGGTTTCCTGGAAAAGGAATTCTACCACAAGACTAACATAAAAATGCGGTGTGAGTTTCTAGCCTGCTGGCCTGCCTTCACTGTCCTGGAGGAGGCATGGAGAGACCAGGTGGACTGGAGTAGACTATTGAGAGACGTTGGTCTGGTGAAGATGTCCGGGAAACCACGAGCCTCCAGCCCATTGTTCAACAACCACCCACCAACACCAAAGAGgcaagaacatggaaagcatccTCTCAACCCTGGCCCAGAAGCCTTATCAAA GTTCCCAAGACAACCCGGAAGGGAAAAAGGACCCGTCAAGGAAGTTCCAGGAACAAAAGGCTCTCCCTAA
- the LOC129476270 gene encoding chondrosarcoma-associated gene 2/3 protein isoform X2: MWMGLIQLVEGVKRKDQGFLEKEFYHKTNIKMRCEFLACWPAFTVLEEAWRDQVDWSRLLRDVGLVKMSGKPRASSPLFNNHPPTPKRFPRQPGREKGPVKEVPGTKGSP; the protein is encoded by the exons ATGTGGATGGGTCTCATCCAATTAGTTGAAGGTGTTAAGAGAAAAGACCAAGGTTTCCTGGAAAAGGAATTCTACCACAAGACTAACATAAAAATGCGGTGTGAGTTTCTAGCCTGCTGGCCTGCCTTCACTGTCCTGGAGGAGGCATGGAGAGACCAGGTGGACTGGAGTAGACTATTGAGAGACGTTGGTCTGGTGAAGATGTCCGGGAAACCACGAGCCTCCAGCCCATTGTTCAACAACCACCCACCAACACCAAAGAG GTTCCCAAGACAACCCGGAAGGGAAAAAGGACCCGTCAAGGAAGTTCCAGGAACAAAAGGCTCTCCCTAA
- the LOC129475649 gene encoding melanoma-associated antigen 3 has translation MPLEQRSQHCSPEAGLEARGEALGLVGAQPPATEEQEAASSSSTLVEVTLGEVPAAESPDPPQSPQGASSLPTTINYTLGSQSDEDSSNQEEEGPSTFPDVESGFQAALRRKVAELVHFLLLKYRAREPVTKAEMLGSVVGNWQRFFPVIFSKASNSLQLVFGIELLEVDPIGHLYIFVTCLGLSYDGLLGDNQIMPKTGLLIIILAIIAREGDCASEEKIWEELSVLEVLEGREDSIFEDPKKLLTQDLVQENYLEYRQVPGSDPACYEFLWGPRALVETSYVKVLHHMLKISGGPHISYPPLHEWALREGEE, from the coding sequence ATGCCTCTTGAGCAGAGGAGTCAGCACTGCAGTCCTGAAGCAGGCCTTGAGGCCCGAGGAGAGGCCCTGGGCCTGGTGGGTGCGCAGCCTCCTGCTACTGAGGAGCAGGAggctgcctcctcctcttctaCTCTAGTTGAAGTCACCCTGGGGGAGGTGCCTGCTGCCGAGTCACCAGATCCTCCCCAGAGTCCTCAGGGAGCCTCCAGCCTCCCCACTACCATCAACTACACTCTCGGGAGCCAATCCGATGAGGACTCCAGCAACCAAGAAGAGGAGGGGCCGAGCACCTTCCCCGACGTGGAGTCCGGCTTCCAAGCAGCACTCCGTAGGAAGGTGGCTGAGTTGGTTCATTTTCTGCTCCTCAAGTATCGAGCCAGGGAGCCGGTCACAAAGGCAGAAATGCTGGGGAGTGTCGTCGGAAATTGGCAGCGCTTCTTTCCTGTGATCTTCAGCAAAGCTTCCAATTCCTTGCAGCTGGTCTTTGGCATCGAGCTGTTGGAAGTGGACCCCATCGGCCACTTGTACATCTTtgtcacctgcctgggcctctcctATGATGGCCTGCTGGGTGACAATCAGATCATGCCCAAGACAGGCCTCCTGATAATCATCCTGGCCATAATCGCAAGAGAGGGCGACTGTGCCTCTGAGGAGAAAATCTGGGAGGAGCTGAGTGTGTTAGAGGTGCTTGAGGGGAGGGAAGACAGTATCTTCGAGGATCCCAAGAAGCTGCTCACCCAAGATTTGGTGCAGGAAAACTACCTGGAGTACCGGCAGGTGCCCGGCAGTGATCCTGCATGCTACGAGTTCCTGTGGGGTCCAAGGGCCCTCGTTGAAACCAGCTATGTGAAAGTCCTGCACCATATGCTAAAGATCAGTGGAGGACCTCACATTTCCTACCCACCCCTGCATGAATGGGCTTTGAGAGAGGGGGAAGAGTGA